One window of the Lysobacter sp. S4-A87 genome contains the following:
- a CDS encoding MFS transporter: MANWSHGIASLFGVTEEEAPPVLAGALVFFLLFAGYFMLRPVRETMGVAGGVDNLQWLFTGTFVATLAVMPLFGWIAAKVKRRHILPWTFGFFAANLALFAVCFQLDPENLWIARTFYIWISVFNLIAVSVVWSVCVDLFPTSQAKRIFALMASGASLGGLVGPLLGIALVELIGHAGLLWLAATLLVAAIFAARRLQRWRDAHPVREELTAGARARPLGGSPLSGITTVMRSPYLLGISAFVLLLASVSTFLYFEQARLVELRFPDRADQTQVFGMIDVIVQSLTIASQLFLTGRLVQRLGLGVLLVAVPMVTVLGFLWLALAPTFAVLAVVMVVRRFGEYAFVRPGREMLFTVVPTEAKYKAKSFIDSVVYRGADAVSGWAKTFVDMLAQQPAIAALVGAAIALAWAVTGAGLARAQARIAEQPESTPPG, from the coding sequence ATGGCGAACTGGTCGCACGGGATCGCGTCCCTCTTCGGCGTGACCGAAGAGGAGGCGCCGCCGGTACTGGCCGGTGCCCTCGTCTTCTTCCTGCTGTTCGCCGGCTATTTCATGCTGCGGCCGGTGCGCGAGACGATGGGCGTCGCCGGCGGCGTCGACAACCTGCAGTGGCTGTTCACCGGCACCTTCGTCGCCACGCTGGCGGTGATGCCGCTGTTCGGCTGGATCGCGGCGAAAGTGAAGCGGCGCCACATCCTGCCGTGGACCTTCGGCTTCTTCGCCGCCAACCTGGCGCTGTTCGCGGTGTGCTTCCAGCTCGATCCGGAGAACCTGTGGATCGCGCGCACCTTCTACATCTGGATCTCGGTGTTCAACCTGATCGCAGTGTCGGTGGTGTGGAGCGTGTGCGTGGACCTGTTCCCGACCTCGCAGGCCAAGCGCATCTTCGCGCTGATGGCCTCCGGCGCGAGCCTGGGTGGCCTGGTCGGGCCGTTGCTCGGCATCGCGCTGGTGGAGCTGATCGGCCACGCCGGATTGTTGTGGCTGGCGGCGACATTGCTGGTAGCCGCGATCTTCGCTGCCCGTCGCCTGCAGCGCTGGCGCGATGCGCATCCGGTGCGTGAAGAACTCACCGCCGGCGCACGCGCGCGACCGCTCGGCGGAAGCCCGCTTTCCGGCATCACCACGGTGATGCGCTCGCCTTACCTGCTCGGCATCTCCGCGTTCGTGCTGCTGCTGGCGAGTGTCAGCACTTTCCTCTACTTCGAACAGGCGCGCCTGGTCGAGCTGCGCTTCCCCGATCGCGCCGACCAGACCCAGGTCTTCGGCATGATCGACGTGATCGTGCAGAGCCTGACGATCGCCTCACAGTTGTTCCTCACCGGCCGCCTCGTGCAACGGCTGGGGCTGGGCGTGCTGCTGGTGGCGGTGCCGATGGTGACCGTGCTCGGTTTCCTGTGGCTGGCGCTGGCACCGACCTTCGCCGTGCTGGCGGTGGTGATGGTGGTGCGCCGCTTCGGCGAGTACGCGTTCGTGCGGCCGGGCCGAGAAATGCTGTTCACCGTCGTCCCGACCGAGGCCAAGTACAAGGCCAAGAGCTTCATCGACTCGGTGGTCTACCGCGGCGCGGATGCCGTCAGCGGCTGGGCCAAGACCTTCGTCGACATGCTGGCGCAGCAACCGGCGATCGCCGCGCTGGTCGGCGCGGCAATCGCACTGGCCTGGGCGGTGACGGGTGCGGGGCTGGCAAGGGCGCAGGCGCGGATTGCGGAGCAGCCGGAAAGCACGCCTCCGGGCTAG
- a CDS encoding RHS repeat-associated core domain-containing protein — MRMRKVHVAVLPGLLASGLASGAFAQQITTVEYIHTDALGSPVAVTDSNGTVIERAVYEPFGRVVGGPTKDGPGFAGHVLDASTGLNYMQQRYFDPVVGRFMSVDPVAVRPIGDNFNRYWYANNNPYRFKDPDGRDCVSANGRTTCTIKGEHGKGLPTVSFPTPAGWPAKMSQENNPITHHSYRRPTDIGGKSPDSVRASVVNDPTPNNSDRPASPTGTPNDATPSSGARGVAASFANNDVLSYSATDQSGNAWVINVTMDSHTLSPGYVIRGVVGNELVSAGEGLALKQAIPVVSDVAINDAWLEQNQQNIDKAR, encoded by the coding sequence ATGCGTATGCGCAAGGTGCACGTCGCGGTACTTCCCGGTCTGTTGGCATCGGGCCTGGCATCGGGTGCGTTTGCACAGCAGATCACCACGGTCGAGTACATCCATACCGATGCGCTTGGTTCGCCGGTCGCCGTGACGGACTCAAACGGGACGGTGATAGAGCGCGCCGTCTACGAACCCTTCGGCCGGGTCGTCGGTGGGCCAACGAAGGATGGACCTGGTTTCGCAGGGCATGTACTTGATGCGTCTACCGGCCTCAATTACATGCAGCAGCGGTACTTCGACCCGGTCGTTGGGCGTTTCATGAGTGTTGACCCGGTTGCAGTGCGGCCCATCGGCGACAATTTCAATCGGTACTGGTATGCAAACAACAACCCTTACCGGTTCAAGGACCCGGACGGCAGAGATTGTGTCTCTGCCAATGGCAGAACGACGTGCACGATCAAAGGGGAGCATGGAAAGGGGCTACCCACTGTTTCGTTCCCGACGCCAGCCGGGTGGCCTGCCAAAATGAGCCAGGAGAACAACCCGATCACCCACCATTCCTACCGCCGACCCACCGACATCGGCGGCAAGTCTCCGGACAGTGTGCGTGCATCCGTAGTCAATGACCCCACGCCCAACAACAGCGACCGCCCCGCCTCGCCCACCGGAACGCCCAATGACGCGACGCCATCCTCAGGTGCTCGGGGCGTCGCCGCATCGTTTGCGAACAACGATGTGCTGAGTTACTCGGCGACCGATCAGAGTGGCAATGCGTGGGTTATCAATGTCACCATGGACTCGCACACACTATCCCCGGGGTACGTAATTCGCGGGGTGGTTGGCAATGAGCTCGTGAGTGCAGGCGAGGGTTTGGCCCTGAAACAGGCAATACCGGTGGTATCGGATGTGGCAATCAATGACGCGTGGCTCGAGCAGAATCAACAGAACATCGACAAGGCAAGATAG
- a CDS encoding DUF885 domain-containing protein produces MRPTLLAVAVLSATLAACQPQTPPAPADTAATAPAAPASDAATDARFAELSQRWLNGWLQLNPISATQIGKHDYDSEVDDLSATGRQKLVDFSKKLLTELDAIDTAKLSRENQIDAAILRNQLRGDVWAVETLQGWAWDPQVYSGLAGGAIYNLMARDFAPMPQRLKSATARMQKIPGIFAQMRENLDPARVPSIHAETVAKQNAGVLSLIDTFITPNADQLKGEERKQLDAAVAGLRKAVAEQQTWLDKTLVPNAKGDFRIGQTLYDEKLQFSLNSSLSRAEIKQRAESELKRVRGEMYAIAQSVLKDKPNAPQMPENPNADQQQKAIEAALELAYADKPARNEVVDFAKKTLADATDFTRKHDLVTVPNDPVKIILMPEFQRGVAVAYCDSPGPLDKGLDTYYAISPIPDDWDAKQADSFLREYNSRMIHLLSIHEAMPGHYLEGAHSAKSHSTLRSVLRSGLFAEGWAVYTEDMMADAGYLDNDPLFRLVQLKFYLRTIANAILDQGVHVDNWSREQAMELMTRQAFQQEREASGKWVRAQLTSAQLPTYFVGAQEHFDMRKAVEAKLGDKFNAKAYHDQVLSYGAPPVRFVREMMLDEPIK; encoded by the coding sequence TTGCGCCCCACCCTCCTCGCCGTCGCCGTGCTCAGCGCGACCCTGGCCGCCTGCCAGCCGCAGACCCCGCCGGCGCCGGCCGACACCGCCGCCACGGCGCCTGCCGCACCGGCCTCCGATGCCGCCACCGACGCCCGCTTCGCCGAGCTCTCGCAGCGCTGGCTCAACGGCTGGCTGCAGCTCAATCCGATCTCCGCCACCCAGATCGGCAAGCACGACTACGACAGCGAGGTCGATGACCTGAGCGCCACCGGCCGGCAGAAGCTGGTCGACTTCAGCAAGAAGCTGCTGACCGAGCTCGACGCGATCGACACGGCCAAGCTCTCGCGCGAGAACCAGATCGACGCGGCGATCCTGCGCAACCAGCTGCGCGGCGACGTCTGGGCAGTGGAAACGCTGCAGGGCTGGGCCTGGGATCCGCAGGTGTACAGCGGCCTGGCCGGTGGCGCGATCTACAACTTGATGGCGCGCGACTTCGCGCCCATGCCGCAGCGCTTGAAGTCGGCCACTGCGCGCATGCAGAAGATCCCCGGCATCTTCGCGCAGATGCGCGAGAACCTGGACCCGGCACGCGTGCCTTCGATCCATGCCGAGACCGTCGCCAAGCAGAACGCAGGTGTGCTCAGCCTGATCGATACCTTCATCACACCGAACGCCGACCAGCTCAAGGGCGAGGAGCGCAAGCAGCTCGACGCTGCCGTCGCCGGCCTGCGCAAGGCCGTCGCCGAGCAGCAGACCTGGCTCGACAAGACCCTGGTGCCCAATGCCAAGGGCGATTTCCGCATCGGCCAGACCCTGTACGACGAGAAGCTGCAGTTCTCGCTGAACTCCTCGCTGTCGCGCGCGGAGATCAAGCAGCGCGCCGAGTCCGAGCTCAAGCGCGTGCGCGGCGAGATGTACGCCATCGCCCAGTCCGTGCTCAAGGACAAGCCCAACGCACCGCAGATGCCGGAAAACCCGAACGCCGACCAGCAGCAGAAGGCGATCGAGGCCGCACTCGAACTGGCCTATGCCGACAAGCCGGCGCGCAACGAAGTGGTCGACTTCGCCAAGAAGACGCTGGCCGACGCCACCGACTTCACCCGCAAGCATGATCTGGTCACCGTGCCCAACGACCCGGTCAAGATCATCCTGATGCCGGAGTTCCAGCGCGGCGTCGCGGTGGCCTATTGCGATTCGCCCGGTCCGCTCGACAAGGGCCTGGACACCTACTACGCGATCTCGCCGATTCCGGACGACTGGGACGCCAAGCAGGCCGACTCGTTCCTGCGCGAATACAACAGCCGCATGATCCACCTGCTGTCGATCCACGAAGCGATGCCGGGCCACTACCTGGAAGGCGCGCATTCGGCCAAGTCGCATTCGACCCTGCGTTCGGTGCTCCGCTCGGGCCTGTTCGCCGAAGGCTGGGCGGTCTACACCGAGGACATGATGGCCGACGCCGGCTACCTCGATAACGACCCGCTGTTCCGCCTGGTGCAGCTGAAGTTCTACCTGCGCACGATTGCCAACGCGATCCTCGACCAGGGCGTTCACGTGGACAACTGGAGCCGCGAGCAGGCGATGGAACTGATGACCAGGCAGGCCTTCCAGCAGGAGCGTGAAGCGTCCGGCAAGTGGGTGCGCGCACAGCTGACGTCGGCGCAGCTGCCGACCTACTTCGTCGGCGCACAGGAGCACTTCGACATGCGCAAAGCGGTGGAAGCCAAGCTCGGCGACAAGTTCAACGCCAAGGCCTATCACGACCAGGTGCTGTCGTACGGCGCGCCGCCGGTGCGGTTCGTCCGAGAAATGATGCTGGACGAACCAATCAAGTGA
- a CDS encoding DUF72 domain-containing protein — translation MDESGNAPKPVDGIRVGVGGWTYVPWRNNFYPKGLVQRRELEYASRHLSAIEVNGTYYGSQKPATYAKWASETPDGFLFSAKAPMRIMQSRTLAKTGPQIEDFVGGIASLGDRLGPIVWQFDQGPPLQHETFAQFLALLPTQAEGRRLRHVIDVRDHAFVDRDYVALLREHNMAGVFTDSSEHPSFADITADFVYARLMQTRSGIADGYPDDELDGWAARAREWSQGGQPADLPYLAAQHADERKRDVFVYFISAAKERNPAAAMALLRRLGA, via the coding sequence ATGGACGAATCCGGCAACGCCCCGAAACCGGTCGACGGCATCCGCGTCGGTGTCGGCGGCTGGACCTACGTGCCCTGGCGCAACAACTTCTATCCGAAAGGCCTGGTCCAGCGCCGCGAGCTCGAGTACGCCAGCCGCCATCTCAGTGCGATCGAGGTCAACGGCACCTACTACGGCTCGCAGAAACCGGCGACCTACGCCAAATGGGCATCGGAGACGCCGGATGGCTTCCTGTTCTCGGCCAAGGCACCGATGCGGATCATGCAGTCGCGGACGCTGGCGAAGACCGGTCCGCAGATCGAGGACTTCGTCGGCGGCATCGCCTCGCTCGGCGACCGGCTCGGCCCGATCGTCTGGCAATTCGACCAGGGACCGCCGCTGCAGCACGAGACGTTCGCGCAGTTCCTGGCACTGCTGCCCACGCAAGCCGAAGGCCGGCGACTGCGCCACGTGATCGACGTGCGCGACCACGCCTTCGTCGACCGCGACTACGTGGCGCTGCTGCGCGAACACAACATGGCCGGCGTCTTCACCGATTCGTCCGAGCATCCGTCCTTCGCCGACATCACGGCGGACTTCGTCTACGCGCGCCTGATGCAGACGCGCAGCGGGATCGCCGATGGCTATCCCGACGACGAACTCGACGGCTGGGCGGCACGTGCTCGCGAATGGTCACAAGGCGGGCAGCCGGCCGATCTTCCGTATCTTGCGGCGCAACATGCCGACGAAAGGAAGCGTGACGTGTTCGTCTATTTCATCAGCGCCGCCAAGGAGCGCAACCCGGCAGCGGCGATGGCGCTGCTGCGGCGCCTGGGGGCCTGA
- a CDS encoding aldo/keto reductase: MANRREFISTATLTAAGIALAPLVACSQEPAPSAAASSPAPAKPFKGPLLTRAVPATGEKIPVIGMGTSGSFETGTDAAARAPLREVLDTFVGAGGSLIDTAPTYSTAEDVLGDLIADAKVRQKLFIATKLSGVSGREEGLAQFNDSLRRLKTDKVELLQVHNLRDTAAQIALARELKKQGKTRYVGLTHYREDGQAQLADEMRQHKPDWVQINYSPVSRGAEKTIFPLAQELGIAVMINRAFEDGRLISQMRDKPLPPWAAEVGADSWAQLILKYVLSQPAVTVVIPATSKARHQLDNLKAGTGQLLDAKQRDALVAALA, translated from the coding sequence ATGGCCAACCGTCGCGAGTTCATCTCCACCGCCACCCTGACCGCCGCCGGCATCGCCCTGGCGCCGCTGGTGGCCTGCAGCCAGGAACCGGCCCCCAGCGCCGCCGCGTCGTCGCCTGCACCCGCCAAGCCTTTCAAGGGCCCGCTGCTGACTCGGGCGGTTCCCGCCACCGGAGAGAAGATCCCGGTGATCGGCATGGGCACCTCGGGCAGCTTCGAAACCGGTACCGATGCCGCCGCCCGTGCGCCGCTGCGTGAAGTGCTCGACACCTTCGTCGGCGCCGGCGGATCGCTGATCGACACCGCACCGACCTACTCCACCGCCGAGGACGTCCTCGGCGACCTGATCGCCGACGCCAAGGTGCGGCAGAAACTGTTCATTGCCACCAAGCTGTCGGGCGTGAGCGGCCGCGAGGAAGGCCTGGCCCAGTTCAACGATTCGCTGCGGCGGCTCAAGACCGACAAGGTCGAGCTGCTGCAGGTCCACAACCTGCGCGACACCGCCGCGCAGATCGCGCTCGCGCGCGAACTGAAGAAACAGGGCAAGACCCGCTACGTCGGCCTCACCCATTACCGCGAAGATGGCCAGGCCCAGCTCGCCGACGAGATGCGCCAGCACAAGCCGGACTGGGTGCAGATCAACTATTCGCCGGTGTCGCGCGGCGCCGAGAAGACGATATTTCCGCTGGCGCAGGAACTGGGCATCGCGGTGATGATCAACCGCGCCTTCGAGGATGGTCGCCTGATCTCGCAGATGCGCGACAAGCCGTTGCCGCCGTGGGCGGCCGAAGTCGGCGCCGATTCCTGGGCGCAGCTGATCCTGAAATACGTGCTCAGCCAGCCGGCGGTGACGGTGGTGATCCCCGCCACGTCCAAGGCCCGGCACCAGCTCGACAACCTCAAGGCGGGCACGGGCCAACTGCTCGATGCAAAACAGCGCGACGCGCTCGTCGCGGCGCTGGCCTGA